The Thermoplasmata archaeon nucleotide sequence AGATTGCCATGCATCCCATCCTCCTTCGTTTTTATTCAGGGAATTCTTAGAAATAAATTAAGGTTTAGGAGTTGTGAATAGAACCATGCTGCTTTATATACTAGCACCCCAAATCTTTATGACCCATCACCCAAAACTGAATATACTCCCTCCATTTTTGCATGGTGATGCGAACCTACACTAATAGTTATCTGGTTTCGGCCATGATGTTCAATCTTATAAATGGAGCTGCAATCGTGGTTTTTCCACTGTACATGCTCAAGTTGAGCAATGACTATTTGATGGCCACCTTAGTTACTGGGCTGCCACTATCAGCACAAGTTGCAGGGAACTATTTTTGGGGCAGAATTTCTGACAAACTCAGAACTAGGAAACTGCCAGCGGTTATGGGTTGTGCTGTGGGCAGCATGCTTTTTCTTTCCCTCCCTTTTCTTTTACCCCTCCTTTTCATTGTTACTCGCACACTCCAGAACATGCTATTAAGTTCTCAGATTTTGCTCCAGAACCTTGCTTCAGATACTAAATCTGAAAAGGGGAGTTCATTAGGAATCCTGAACATCTATTCCAACATTGGTGTGGTAGTAGGTGCCCTGGGTTTCGTATTTATACTGCCCTCTGAAACTCTGTCTTACAACTTCATTGTGGTATTCTCCATATCATTGACAATTGTGGGTATTCTAGGTACTTTGTTCCTCTGGCTTTCTGGCGATGTTTTCTTCAAGTCCCAAACAAAGAGAACAAAGGCAAGAACTATCTACCTCCTTTGCTTTCTCACTGCCATCGTTATGTGGGGTAACTATACAGTTTTCTCAATTTTCCCAGTTTACATCTCTGATTTTTCTGTCTCAATCAACGGGTTTACATTCACGGGCGTAAAGCTCACAGGGATTTTTATTGCAAGTTCTAGTCTCACGGGAATCCCTGCGAGTTACATTGCGGGTAAATTTACAGATAGGTATAGAAAAGAAAAAATTGCTGCAGCAAGCATTCTTGTCTATTCACTCATCTGGTTCATACTTTCAATCACAAACTCTCTTCCAATCATTTACCTAATCTGGATTCTTCCTGTTTGGCTCTTCTTTGTTCTTCCAGTAACCGCAGCAAGTTCAGAGAGTGTTAAGCTTGAAGAACGGGGTTGGGCAATTGGAATGATAAATGCAGGGATTGGTTTGGGTGCATTGCTTGGGAGTTACACGGGTGGTTATCTTTCAGACCACTATGGGTTCCAGGCCGCATTTGTGATGGCAGGTTTGATTGTGCTCCTTGGGCTTTTACCTCTTGCGTTCTGGAAAATTTCGTTTAAAAAAATGTACTGTTGCACATAGCCCGCAAATATTCCAAACCGTTTTCTGGCAAAATCTGAAAGAATTCTGTAAATTTTGTCAGACATTTTCTTTTGATTTAGCGCTGCATTCACACTCTCAAGTTCCATATAGTTCTGCTTTCTGAACCATGAACTTATATGGACATCTATTGGAAACGCCATGTAATGTTTCAAGCTGAAAAGGCAGACGCAATCAGCCACTTTGGGACCAACGCCCTTAATCTCCAACAGTGCATTTCTTGCGCTGGTATAATCCAATGTCGCAATTCTCTCAAGATTTATTTTCCCATCCACAATTTTTTCTGCCAATTCTAGAATTCTGGAATCTCTGAAACCCAAGCTGCAATTCTTTATTTTTTCAGAACATTGCAAAAATTTCTCTGGTGTAGGAAAACCAAAATAAATCCTTCCAGCTACTTCAATTTTCTCTCCGTAAGTGAGGCAGATTTTTTCCACCATTGCTTTAATCCGCTTTATGTTTGTGTTTGTGGCAAGTAGGAAAGAAAAGAGGCATTCATAGAGTTCCTGATTTAGAATTCTAAGACCTTTATAAGCAGTTGGAAGATGAGAGACCTCCGGAGCCCCAAAACTTGTTTCGACAACTTCTTTCATTTTAAGGTTGAGTCCGAAATACTCAAGAAATTCTTCCATTGTAAAGCCAGTAAAAGTTATCATCCTCCCTTCCTGTCTCAATTTGCACACTTTCTGTCGCACAATGCCCTCCCATATCTCTCCTTCCTTCCTCCAGCGGAATGCCTGTCCGCTATCTAAAGTGAAATCAAGATTGATTGGATTATCTGGCTCAACAAAGTATCTCATAACAGCACTTCAATACCTTTTTCCGTGATTCTGATAAGCGAGGGATTCTTCATCTTCTTCCATTTCATTTTCCCATGTTTCAATCGTTCCGAGCAGACCACATGACACCCATCCTTGCTGGCATAGTATAGAGAATAGTAATCTGCGCACTTTTTTGCATCTCTGTAGGCATAGATTTCTCCTTCTGATAGAAGCAGGAAATTGAGTGAAGAATAGTTAAGCATCTCTCTGAGTTTTCGCACTGCAGAAATCAGCCCTTTATCAATGTAATTTAAAAGTGTTTGGAAAATGTATTCGCTATCAATCATTCCACCATGGGCAATTGCCTTGTAGTTCTCAAGGCCGCCATTGTGGGCAAAATAGTACTTTCTTCGTCCATGCTCTGCGGAAAAAGGATGGCTGTGTTCTGCAGAAATTGTGTTTTTCTCGGATGCACGTCTTAAGTGCATAATTAGATTTACCTTTTCAAGTTTAGAAACCCTGCTTAGCAGCTCATTGATTTTCTGGCTTTCAGTTGCAGCATTGGCTTCTTTATAAAAAATCTCTTCTCCTCCAAGCACTGCAATTCCCCACCCATCCTTATGTCCCCTTGTTTTATCACCGCTACAGCCAAAGTCAGCACCAATCTTTCCGTTTTCGGCCAGGAAAACGAACTCTTGAAGAAGTTCTTTAGGCACGTTCAAGCTAGCCATCACCCCAAATAATCTGCACATGAAGATATGTATGTAGTATGAATATATTAATGTTAGTGTCTCATCAGTATCTCCGAACAAGTTGGAAAAGCCAGATACTCATTACTACCCTAAAAGCCATTAGAAAGGGAATTGATGTGGACATACTACCGGGAAACCTACTGATTTTTTCCCGGCCTACACCCCTATGGCTCCTGTGCCATAGAAGTGGCCATCAACCCTTTCCCAGTGTATTTTCATTTCACTCTCTTACTTCATAGAGAGCGAGAAGAAATTCCTTGAATCTCACCTCCTTCTCTATATAGATCTGCCCACTTGGCGCTGGTGCCGAAAGGCGTCACCTTACGAATATAGAATCCCCGTATGTTCCTGATAGTCAGTTCAGTTGCGGGTGTTATAGGTATTCGTTTCATGAGATATCTATAAGATATCTTAAATATTTAACACTTTCTATGCCTCGGTGGAATTTTGAAAGACCCGTTTGAAAATTTATAAGAAAGATGTATCAGGAGCTTTGCATACTGGCATCAATTTTTGAATTTTAGCCAGTATCTTTCGGAGATACTGCTCATTAGTTTCAGCGTCAAAATAAGGGATATGGCAACAGAGGTATTATATACCCCAAATACCATATGTACTATCTGGGTTTACCATGCTGCAGAATGTAGGAAGAAAGGTTTTATGTGCCGGGGTGCTGGTAATAATCATGCTCTCTCTGGGTTTCAATTTGTCTGGAGAAAAGAGCGTTTCTGTTGGCAGTGCTTCGAGAGGTGATTTGGCAATTGGGCTCATTCTCCATGGAACTGTGGTGACGATGGATAACAGTTCTACAGTGATTGACGATGGAATTGTAATAGTAAATGCCTCAAAGATTGTTTATGTGGGTGCGAATAACACAGTGCCACCTGAGTACGCGGGTGCACTTGAAATTTACACGAATGGCTACATCTTTCCAGCCCTCATGAATGTGCATGACCACCTCTCCTACAATTTTATGCCACTCTGGACTGTGCCTGCAAAATTCACAAACAGGTATCAGTGGCAGAACCATCCGTTGTATAGAGTGAACATCACAAATCCAAAGAACCTGCTCACTGGTACTACCTACCTTAACATGGTGACTGAGGTTTCTAAATGGGCAGAAATCAAGCACATTGCAGGTGGTGCAGCAAGCGTGGAAGGGAGTGACAATCTGAACTCAATCACAAAGATTCTAGCGAGAAATGTGGAGCACTACAACTTCGGACAGGATAGGGTGAGGACAAGGGTGACAAGTGTTACTTCAATGACACAGAGTGAGATTGACTCGCTGAGGAGTGCGATGGAAAATGGCACGATTGATGCCTGGATTGTGCATCTTGCAGAAGGTGTGGATGCATCCTCGCTAAACGAGTTTGATTTCATAAAGTCAATTGGTTTGCTTTCTAATACTACAAGAATTGTGCATGGTGTGGCGCTCACACAACAAAACTTTACAGAGATGGCTGCAGTTGGTGCGTGGATTTACCACTCTCCAGTTTCAAATCTGTTGCTCTATGGAGCTACGACCAATGTTTCGCTAGCGAAGCAGTGCGGTGTAAATCTGGTGCTTACAACGGACTGGTCACCAAGCGGGGGCAAAAATCTCCTGCTTGAGATGAAGTATCTTTATGAGTATGCGGATGAATACTGGCCAGGGACTTTCACACCACAGGACATTGTGAAGATGGTGACAAGAAATCCTGCAATCTCAATTGGCTGGGATAATTATGTAGGACATTTAGCAACAGGGCTTTATGCAGACATTGCAGTGTTTGCCAAACTTGAAACAGACCCATATCTCTCGCTCTTGAACAGCACAGAAAAGGATGTGAAATTGGTTTTGATTAATGGCGAGGCAATTTATGGTGACATAGAATACATGCAGATTTTGAAGCCAGGCGACTATGAGATAGTTGCTGCCCCCTGCGGTTTGCAGAAGGCAATAGATGTGACAAACGCAAGTGTC carries:
- a CDS encoding MFS transporter, encoding MRTYTNSYLVSAMMFNLINGAAIVVFPLYMLKLSNDYLMATLVTGLPLSAQVAGNYFWGRISDKLRTRKLPAVMGCAVGSMLFLSLPFLLPLLFIVTRTLQNMLLSSQILLQNLASDTKSEKGSSLGILNIYSNIGVVVGALGFVFILPSETLSYNFIVVFSISLTIVGILGTLFLWLSGDVFFKSQTKRTKARTIYLLCFLTAIVMWGNYTVFSIFPVYISDFSVSINGFTFTGVKLTGIFIASSSLTGIPASYIAGKFTDRYRKEKIAAASILVYSLIWFILSITNSLPIIYLIWILPVWLFFVLPVTAASSESVKLEERGWAIGMINAGIGLGALLGSYTGGYLSDHYGFQAAFVMAGLIVLLGLLPLAFWKISFKKMYCCT
- a CDS encoding DNA glycosylase; this translates as MRYFVEPDNPINLDFTLDSGQAFRWRKEGEIWEGIVRQKVCKLRQEGRMITFTGFTMEEFLEYFGLNLKMKEVVETSFGAPEVSHLPTAYKGLRILNQELYECLFSFLLATNTNIKRIKAMVEKICLTYGEKIEVAGRIYFGFPTPEKFLQCSEKIKNCSLGFRDSRILELAEKIVDGKINLERIATLDYTSARNALLEIKGVGPKVADCVCLFSLKHYMAFPIDVHISSWFRKQNYMELESVNAALNQKKMSDKIYRILSDFARKRFGIFAGYVQQYIFLNEIFQNARGKSPRSTIKPAITNAAWNP
- a CDS encoding class II glutamine amidotransferase, coding for MASLNVPKELLQEFVFLAENGKIGADFGCSGDKTRGHKDGWGIAVLGGEEIFYKEANAATESQKINELLSRVSKLEKVNLIMHLRRASEKNTISAEHSHPFSAEHGRRKYYFAHNGGLENYKAIAHGGMIDSEYIFQTLLNYIDKGLISAVRKLREMLNYSSLNFLLLSEGEIYAYRDAKKCADYYSLYYASKDGCHVVCSERLKHGKMKWKKMKNPSLIRITEKGIEVLL
- a CDS encoding CARDB domain-containing protein — encoded protein: MLQNVGRKVLCAGVLVIIMLSLGFNLSGEKSVSVGSASRGDLAIGLILHGTVVTMDNSSTVIDDGIVIVNASKIVYVGANNTVPPEYAGALEIYTNGYIFPALMNVHDHLSYNFMPLWTVPAKFTNRYQWQNHPLYRVNITNPKNLLTGTTYLNMVTEVSKWAEIKHIAGGAASVEGSDNLNSITKILARNVEHYNFGQDRVRTRVTSVTSMTQSEIDSLRSAMENGTIDAWIVHLAEGVDASSLNEFDFIKSIGLLSNTTRIVHGVALTQQNFTEMAAVGAWIYHSPVSNLLLYGATTNVSLAKQCGVNLVLTTDWSPSGGKNLLLEMKYLYEYADEYWPGTFTPQDIVKMVTRNPAISIGWDNYVGHLATGLYADIAVFAKLETDPYLSLLNSTEKDVKLVLINGEAIYGDIEYMQILKPGDYEIVAAPCGLQKAIDVTNASVTLGNETFAQLSYWLTEAAKLNKSFLKEHMNNATVQNMTDTEFDLWLASKFPEGITPYVLDPVFTCDDRLFFDIMRNSTNANLTFDVEQIYYTFHHQPYMPDLAISQADVSITPAFPPAGKNSTINVSVRNAGNYWASKVRVEVYADDVLVGKTFVNFLNASESKTVSFSTYFQASPNKIKVVLDGKNKVPESVETNNVVEINLAYPDLVIENASASPSSPIEGDNVTITAQLKNSGNAAVSDVVVYLIVDGIKVSEVKESLAIGETKTVTFYWIAVYGTHNISVYADPGNTVGELNEANNGAEFQITVTQPVSETSLLTLVVLGIAVCVLRKPKDK